The genomic stretch CTAGGATGAgcaagttatttttccttttcaggcCTGTTTTCTCCTCACTAAAGTGAAGGGCATTGGGCTAGATGTGTGCCAAAATcctatggaaaaaaaatcctatgctAGGATAAAAGGAGATCCCACATGGTAGGTGGTATAGAGCTCCCTGTGAATGTGCTTTTCATAGAGGTGACATTTTTCTTCAGGGTCCCTCAGGCCTCCCTTATCTTCCCCCTTCCCACAATGCAAGTTCTCCAGCTCAGAGCCCAGGGCTCTCTGCATGAGGGGAAAGGGATCTAGAATGAATTCCTTCACCCCTTATACTCTTCCCAAACCAATAACCTTTCTGAAAAGACTTGAGTATGGAAGAAAAATGATTGCCACAAAGGAAGGAGTTGCTTATGGAGGAATTTCTAGCATCAAGGGAGGGAGATTTTATCTGGTCACAGCTTCAGCACCTACTTCCCCCAAATTTTTTACTCCTATCTGATATATTCTCTATTCATTTGTTGTATAGTGagtaaagcactggtcttggaatgaGGAAAACCCCAAGTTTGAACCTTACTTCATACACTTTCTAGCTAGGCAAGTCTGGACAATTCACTTTACTTCTGtcatactcagtttcctcatctgtaaaatggggataataatagcaccaaggTTTGTTtcgaggatgaaatgagataatatctgttcaaagtactttccaaatCTAAAGCACTATATACGGTTAGCTATTAATATTACTATTCAATCCCACATCCTccatttactaactatgtaaccctggataaAGTAACATTCCCCCTTGGATCCTCTGGTTCCTTCTtggtaaaataaaaaggttgaactaaatgagCCCAAACATTCTTGTTTCTAtgtcctaaggtcctttccagccctagaATCTTCAGATCCACTTTTCAAAGGTCTCCCCCAAGTATGAAATCCTCTATCTttgtcctaaggtcccttccagctctgacctttAACACCCTCaggtcagaatcacagaatctaatAGCTGAAAGGGATCCCAGAAGCCATATAATTAAACTTTCATTTGATCAAGAATCTCACCTTTCATCTTTAATATTTTGGGTTCTAAGACCTTTTACATATCTGATGTTGTATCTTCTATTCTCCAAGTTCATATCCAgatttgcttttctgtattcTACATTCTGACATTCCAGGATTCTGGATAGAATGGTGATGTAGCTCTGACAGGATGTTGGAGATAAGATTGAGGTTACTGGCTTAGTGTCTTCCCATTCCTCTTGCCTACAATGACAGAATACTTGTTATTTACCCTTAGATGTTCTGTTTTCAGGACTGCTGATTAAAAGCCCCAATTTTATTCTAAACGTATTACTATTCTCTTTAATTTGAAAGGATGTCCATTTCTAGCTGCTTCTATTTGCATGTTGATTCCACTGCTTGGAGAACAAGATGCCTCAAATCTCAGAAGTCTGGTAAGCACTGTGTGTGATGACAAGAAATGGTAAATTGCTCCTGGCCATTTCAGTTCTTGCCAAATGACTTTCTTTAAGGAGGAAAGGATTATATGTCatttggaagaagaaacagaCTTGTTCTGCTGGACCCCAGAAGGCACAACCAGGAACAATGGAAGGTGTGAAGAATCAAATGTAGGctagaaaaacttcctaactagAGCTGAGTAATAGAAAGATGAATGGCCTTAGGAGGTAACTGTTTCCCCAAAATTTGATGTCTTCtggcagagactggatgaccacctGTCAGGTATGTTTtagcagggattcttttttgagggatgggttggactagatgactattgaagtcttttctgattttgaatttctgtgattctatgatctttcATAACCACTTTCAGGGACTAGCATTAAAAATCAACGTTTATATAAGTtgtcaatagttatttagaacaaGTACAATACAGAGCTGCCTTTAATTTTACTGATGATGTTGGATATAATTAGGCTGGAGTCAGTTGCCCAACAAAGTGGCACTGGGTACAACCTAGGGCTTATTTACTTTAGCATAAATACAAGTAATCCTAAAAAACAGATTAACACTAGTACCTGAAAAATCAGCTCGTAAAATGCCATGGAGTACCTACTCTGTGGGTGGGAGATTTGAAGAGATGgtctccaagttcccttccaactctacaatCCTGTAATTCTATGATGCCCCATAAGGATTTCCTCATTTGGATTACCATTGTCAGAAAATTCTTGGTAGGCACCAGAAAGATGATTAATGGCTACAGTAGGAATACTACGACAGTGACCAGATTTATCCTTCTGGGATTCACTGAGCGTCCAGAGCTTCAGGtctttctttttgtgttgttCCTGGGCATCTACTTCATGACTCTAGCCTGGAATCTGTCTCTCATCATCCTGATCAGGATTGATTCCCATCTCCATTCCcccatgtacttcttcctcaGTAATTTATCCTTTGTTGATATTGCTTACACTTCCTCTGTTGCCCCCAAGATGCTCTATGACTTCTTCAGGGAGCAAAAGACTATCTCTTTTGTGGGCTGTGCTGCTCAGCTGTTTGTCTTCATTGGAATGGGGGGCACGGAATGCTGCCTCCTGGCTGCCATGGCCTATGACCGGTACATCGCCATTTCCAACCCGCTGCTCTATGCAGCCGTCATGTCCCCCTCTATCTGCATGAAGATGGCTATGGTAGTACATGTTGGGGGAGTCTTCACTGGCTTGGCCCAAACCATTTCTGTATTTCAGCTCTACTTCTGTGGGCCAGATGTAATTAATCACTTCTTCTGTGATATTCCTCCTCTGTTGACCCTCTCCTGTTCCAGCACCCTTCTCAGCCAAGTAGTGAACTTCACTGTTGTTTGTATGGTTGGGGGAACATCAGCCACTATTGTCTTGGTCTCCTATGCATACATCATTGCAACAGTTATGAAGATCCATTCAGCCAAAGGACGAGCAAAGGCTTTCAACACCTGTGCTTCTCATCTGATAGCTGTGGTTCTCTTCTATGGCTCTGGCCTCTTTGCATACCTCCATCCTAGTGGCAGGTACTCCCCAAACCAAGATAAAGTGGTGTCTGTGTTCTATGGAGCTGTGATCCCCATGTTAAATCCCATAATATATAGTTTGAGAAACAAGGAGATCAAAGATGCACTGGAGAAACTCAAGGAGAGGAGAAGGCATGTGTCCATGTGTGCCTTCTTTCCTTAAATAGATGATCTCAGGTTACTCCAGGCCACAGGAGCTCATCTCTTCAACATCAATTTTCTCCTAAAGATTCTCTGGGGCCTTGAATCAAAGGGACATCAAAATCTTAGTAGCATCAACATTGTGGTTCATGCAGAGgtcagtggaaagaaaactggtcTATGTGAGTGGGCTTCAGTTTGCTATCATCAATGATGGCACATAATAAATGGCATAAAAGACATAATCAAGGTCATGTATGATTGGAAAGGGAGGTGGGCTAATgataaagggagagggaagaataacAGATGAACTGTCCAATTTTGTGTCTGTGagatattgaatgaataaaataaaaagcattcattaaatacttgACATGTGTCAACCACTGTGCTGAGTACttagatacatttaaaaaaaattaaatacaatccCTGCCTTGGAagtatttacattctaatagaagagtGGTGATTGGGAAAGGTATTAATTTTGGAAGGTTGCTATGTTGATGAGGGAAGTCACGTTGGAATAGATTGATACATCCTTTCCATGAGTAATGGCAGAACTGGAGAATGTATGTGAATGGAGGGTAGAGAGGTAGCATGATTGATGAGCCTCACGATAGGCTCAACAATAGACCAATAGGGCTCCAGGGCAGGAGTTGCAGAAACAAAAACCTTAAGTCTTCAGGTCATGGTTTCTGATCCTTGCAGCAGGGCAGCAGGTGAGAAAATAACTAAGGAATAGAATACAGCATGGCTAGAACCTGTCTGAAATTGTGGGCAATGGGAGAGGCTCATCAATCAGATAAGCAGGACCCCAGGGTGGGAGTTTCAGAGATGGAAGGTTGAAGTCCTCGGGTCAAGTGGCTCTTCTGTAGAGGAAAGAAGAtgtggacaagaatcacacaagaGGAAAAACATGAACATATTTTTGATATGCACCACTGAAAGTAGTGATCACACCATTGAGATCATGAGTTCATTGAATTATTTAACCAAAAAGGATTCACAGGAGTAGGTTGGGAAGAAGCGTGTGAAGATTGGCTGGGTGGTTTTAACTAATTTAGCAAAACACATCCAAATGTTATGGTTCCCTTTGAAAACTGGAACCCTCCCTTCTTTGAGTtttgggttgtgtgtgtgtgtatgtgtgtgtgtgtgttgctggggaggtgggggaaaagTTAATTTTAATTATGTATATCATGGTCTAAATCTCCATTCCAGTGCCCACTCTCTACTCATAGAGCCACAAATCAAATAGCATACTATTTAATCAGTacagaatagcaaagtcattcgcACAAGAAAATGAATGGATAACAGAATTATTCTCATCATAACCTGccttcttcccactccccacaCAAGATGGTTTGAGTTCATTCAAGTGCCAGTGGTGAGACAATAGCTCACCTGGAAAAGACTAGTGGTCAAAATTTAGGTATTAGCTCTGGCATGGAAGCTATAGAATCCTGGCTTGGATTCACTCTGGCTTTATATCAGGGCCCCACCATGGAAAGTTGAGTTCCCGGGTTCCCTTCTATAGCCTTTGAACTTCAATATAGTCAGTTTAAATAGCAAGATCAGTATCCTGTCCTTCCCCTCCATGTCCCTGACTAGTATTGAGGAATGAAGGAAGCACTAAGTAAatgcctatgtgccaggtatgtgttcagtactttacaaatattatcttttttgacCCTTCTGGTCTGGATTAGATGAGGAATAACATTCTCTAGTCTATGTTCTATGATTTGTTCCAGCTCTAGCACCCTAGAGTATATTTTCAAAGCTCTCTCACAGTTCTGACATCTTCTACTCTTTGTTGAGACAGAAATCAAGATGAACACACTTGTTAGAGAAGTTCACTGTTGAGTAGTttctgttttgggttttcttggctaagctactggagtcgtttgctgtttccttctctagttagAGAATTTATGGAGAAGTAAGTTATCTTGGGGAAAGGGATATGACTGACATGAAGGGAAGAAGTGATAGGCTCAGGGGGAATAGAATTTAAAGCAAGAACAATGTAACCCATAGCTACATGTTAAATGAAGAGAGGACACCTTGTGGGAACAGCAACATGGAAGGGCTGCATTCTATCCTGGTGccatgtgtgaccttgaccaaggaCTTCTGGACAATCTAGTTCAATGTCATCATAGACAGATCTGGAAGGAAACAttgaggtcatcaaatccaatccccccatttcacagatgaagaaactgaggctgagagaaattaagtgacttgcccagggtcttatatCTAGTGCCTgaagcagggtttgaacccagttcttcctgactcctagcacAGCTTTCTGAACACTACTTCATGCTACCTCCCTAAATAAATGTATTGTTCTCATCgttattttttctcctctctggacctcagtttccaaatatgtaaaatgaggagggtggaTGGaaagatctttaaggtccctcctagttctaatatttcatgttcttttttctaaggtctctcccttctgacattctgtgttccatgtTTTACTATCCCTTGCAGTCCTGatagtctatgttctaagatcctttccagctcaaacATTCTATAGCATCTCAAAATTGAGAAGTCTGTAGAGTCAGTCACATTTGCCCTTAGCCACCCCTATCTCCCCCAGTAAAGCTTCCCAGGAAGCTGTCTGACCTCTTTACACTTCTCAAAATGCTCCCAGGAAAGGCCCTGATGTCAAAcgtttatattttattatgaattCCACTCTTTGATCACCTCCCACAGATATATTCCCTCTAACCCTAATCTCCACTTGTGGAAGGAACAATTGAGGCAGTGGGATGGCATCTCAGTTGTGGGTCCACATGTGGCACAATAAAGCACCCAGAATCCAAGGGttcagaaaatttgaaaaaaaaaatcctttaatagGAATACAGCCAACAATTCTCAGGTAGAAACAATCCCCAAAGATGTGACAACATCCTACAGGAAGGCAACAACAAATAAACTACTGGCAAAGAGATAAAATCAGTTGGAAGGAGTTCTCGGGAGTCTCAGAAACTCCCAAAGTCCTTAAATTATCTTTATAGATCCCTTCCCCCAAAGAGCATAACTGTGTCCCAGAACATCCTACCTGGGAGTATGATTAACTCAAATACCCCAGGTCTCTTCCATGGTGTCTCCGCTTCCAACAGGCCCAGTTGGCTCTGCTCAAATATTGAGTAAACTTTAGGCTCCCCAGTTCTGCTAGTATCCTGACCCACAACAAATGACAATGGTGCTAAACTAGAAGATGGTTGATCTGTGTCCAAGTCCTGGCTTTGTCACTAACTTCGTGCTggtctctttccctttctgtgcctcagctttCTTCTCCCTATAATGGGTAGACTAGATAGATCCATGATCTCCCAAATCCCTTCCAGATCTCAAAGGATTTGGGTCCATGGCTTTGTGTCCCAATGTCAAAGAGATTTCAGGCAGCCTAGAATGTGAGGGATGTTTGGAAGTGGGTGGGAAAGGAATCCTTCTCCAATTCTCAAACGTACCACTTTACTTTTGCACTGGGGACAATCCTAACAAAatggagagatgaagaaaaaggtaATTGTTTGGGAAGAATGATggggggagagatagagaaagaagagggagagaaatggagaaagagaggaaaaaagggacagagaggaagaggaaagaaaactccaaatgggaacatgaagagtcagacgcaactgaaacacctgaacaacaaaCTTGAGCCGCTTCCCCATCTTTGGACcatagttttgtcatctgtaaaatgaagcggTCAGACAAGTGGGTGTCCTGACTCTGGGGAAAGAGCTAAACTTGAAGTCAAAATACTTTGTTTCAACTCCTAAGTCTGTTGGTTAAATTCTGAAATcaactttcctcatctatcaaatggggataaaaataataatttgcttTTGTACAGCTGGTAGTGTGTTCAGTGGGAAGAGCCCTGGCTCAGGGGGaatagttttaaatctatgaccctggaccagtcattgcacctctctgggcctcctgtgtaaaatgagagaggtggtgactaaatgacttctaatgtCTCTAGATCAATGATCCTATACGATATTTTAAGGTTTCCACAATCTCTTCCTCGCAGtcacttctttttatttattttttattttttgcggggcaatgagggttaagtgacttgcccaaggtcacacagttagttaaatgtctgagtccgaatttgaactcaggtcctcttgaatccagggctggtgctttatccactgcaccacccagctgcccctcacagtCACTTCTGTGTCCATGGCAttatacttattttacagatgaagaaactgagggtctgaGAGATTCATAAGCTCAGGGCTGGAAAAAGACATTAGAGGTGATCAAGTACAAGCTTCTCcgtttgcagaggaggaaactaaggcaccaCAGAGTGAAGCGATTTGTCCAGTCTAATATAGCTAatagaagaagaataagaattacaacccaagtcctctgactctccaACCATCaccctttccactatgccatgctgccccTTGATAAGTAAAATGGTTCACTCATGAGCATATGGCATCTGGAACAGcatccaaacccagtgctctagctACTAGGCAACACTGCCTCAAGTTAGCTACTTCACAGGGTACTTGTGAAGATTCACTGGCCTAAGGGATGCAAATGGGAGCTGTTACTCCTTAAGATGAACATCCTGAGACTCACATCATTCCCCCTCCTGGACCTGGTGGTTGTGTGGGAAGAACTGTCCCAGCACAAAGCGAAACAGATGTCCTATTCTGTCCCCACAATGAAAAGAGCAGCTGCAAATGAGCTGGTTGGCCTGAAGAAATGGAAAGTCAATGAACTGGTTCTCCTTCCTCTGTGGTTTTCCTGGGTGAGCACCTCCTTCCTGCCAGCTGGGAAGGAAGACACCCCCGTGCAGCTGGGGTGGCCCATCAGCACCGAGGCTGCATTCAGAAGCCACCCAGCTGCTGGCTTGGATTTCTTTTCCATGATGCAAACTTAAGACTCAGTGATCCAGCTCTGCACTAACTGGGTTTACTGAGAGATGCCATGAAGTCGTGGGCAGAAAGTCagcctcagaatcagaaagacttgggtctAGGTGCTGACATGGAGCCATTCTttcttgtgaccctgggtaagtcacagacacacacacagacacacacacacacacacacacacacacacaccgtgaCCTCCAGTCAGCTTCCAAAGACTTTATGTTATGGACAAGAACGTTTTCACACCAATGACTCACCATACCAGTGAAACCCCAGGTCTACACCAAATAACAACACAAAGTAAGACCCACAAAATGGCCCGTGAATGATCCCAAACTGATTCAAGAGTAGGCAGGGTAAATTTGGGGAATATCTTCACATATCATTTCCATCAATTCTAGAAACATTTATCAAGAGCTGTTTGCTAATAAAGAAGCTTAATGTGGCTTCAAAGGCCTAAAGGTAGTGGAGAAGCACATTCTTCCAATGGGGTATCATAGAGGCCCAGAG from Dromiciops gliroides isolate mDroGli1 chromosome 6, mDroGli1.pri, whole genome shotgun sequence encodes the following:
- the LOC122731827 gene encoding olfactory receptor 5A1-like, whose amino-acid sequence is MINGYSRNTTTVTRFILLGFTERPELQVFLFVLFLGIYFMTLAWNLSLIILIRIDSHLHSPMYFFLSNLSFVDIAYTSSVAPKMLYDFFREQKTISFVGCAAQLFVFIGMGGTECCLLAAMAYDRYIAISNPLLYAAVMSPSICMKMAMVVHVGGVFTGLAQTISVFQLYFCGPDVINHFFCDIPPLLTLSCSSTLLSQVVNFTVVCMVGGTSATIVLVSYAYIIATVMKIHSAKGRAKAFNTCASHLIAVVLFYGSGLFAYLHPSGRYSPNQDKVVSVFYGAVIPMLNPIIYSLRNKEIKDALEKLKERRRHVSMCAFFP